In Harmonia axyridis chromosome X, icHarAxyr1.1, whole genome shotgun sequence, a single window of DNA contains:
- the LOC123686725 gene encoding uncharacterized protein LOC123686725 isoform X1, with protein MSDLDSLMTRVIGQIYSVLAHESKMGLWDGHDESDGVYSFQFLQSLHKDFMVNLHKLLEMTNFKFDDGKDQDKNILTRYLAIMNAKKSKYTHTWLTLRHFMIYVYRSLLSLTPQSNIEELSKPFIAEMKDMVKQLSGADEIQLYLKVYSLLHQFVCFISFNFYHLIDEGSILGRLYQYYQKFLIASKSIYPVFMDLEKLLRDRCNMTWMDYNKFIFFNVFYRVIDSEIFAKLKQKDKLEVLAEYNSMIIDFGELNALWQTLKNFRGVNQNMPNDKSEDHKRILETNYWVFRDKTEDSIQSLAAELIILASNRSTRGCPSFFSSGQCLCEDCLLSMITLQINSKKIAPPFLLLQCRFCPRGVDLNQYHDHTVEHIRRNRPANAFDSPVRTNDSFVLTGLLTDMDNSNIYKKLDDKENREGKNGEKGSQSLLSLLKKVKPSVSKTDTKVEHFGNRPIEKKAENIANGEIKENCRVPYIRNETTNKNSSSCSHSCKHEEELKAGKELKKLQGVCDHHKDSKRCDSTYCEVFGSTVAPNKKHTNETRTRLRIRLNQRNQKQKSVPVDPTNRIPTTKNVIPTKTSPPKFEPTVQLENHNNLKTSTIIKPSLKPVDIGSKDLKTTAEPMRNSLIPRANEHKLNDIHGLVDYIEGNSGSDKAAIAEKKAAKKARQRQRKEEERKEIEDKRIKEEEDKKKEAEKQLRLKQQLERERNSVNEVSKKSKKLKNKNKGNTNVENDVVASKLIEETIPAMVTIKKSMENGDNSPTVTITLKGTTPDQDKLLYTLMNDQSDINKEKGSNKSKKNKKPTNVQQKVEHLVKVQVLRKEYNSNNNGKTNNSVDKEVKVSFTVNNKNNETCSGNKNNDSDKNKAQFKIENTKSKEVDLPFLKLPPGITITKIDGPSSNNRNNYQIAMNDPPGNSNVPVNNKSGVIVVDTEKLINSNENNKETSRKSRKKKNKKQPPPSPAPAVSSQPSMVTLKNPIFQSLSESVGRQHPMPLNIAGASCGQASIFRNENGMVTIRSSRLQQSINNGIPMHNLLSDLKPVIGGEVESPVVNTNSVSRQENSMTSKNAQEILSGLPGIEITKVDKKSHKTEQDSKAKQIAQVSIIPTNGDKYNLDKDDWSYDNIFSPKDVLEDDLDAEERELEAFKRFCQQSIPPKQKEKVAHLNVQDIILKKKNDVNFA; from the exons ATGAGTGATTTGGACTCACTTATGACTCGAGTAATAGGACAGATATACAGTGTTCTCGCACACGAAAGTAAAATGGGGCTTTGGGACGGACATGATGAATCTGATGGAGTTTATtcctttcagtttcttcaatcTTTACATAAGGATTTTATGGTGAATCTCCATAAACTTTTAGAG AtgacaaatttcaaatttgatgatGGCAAAGATCAGGATAAGAATATTTTGACAAGATATTTGGCCATAATGAATGCTAAGAAGTCAAAATATACCCACACATGGCTGACTTTGCGTCATTTCATGATTTATGTTTATAGATCATTACTATCCCTCACTCCTCAATCTAACATTGAGGAATTATCAAAACCTTTTATTGCCGAAATGAAAGATATGGTTAAACA attatCTGGAGCCGATGAGATACAATTATACTTAAAAGTGTATTCTCTCTTACACCAGTTTGTCTGTTTTATCTCTTTCAATTTCTACCATTTAATAGATGAAGGATCAATACTCGGGA ggctatatcaatattatcaaaaatttttgattgcCTCAAAATCTATATATCCTGTTTTTATGGATTTGGAAAAACTTCTAAGAGACAGGTGCAACATGACTTGGATggattataataaatttatctTTTTCAATGTATTTTATCGGGTcattgattcagaaatctttgCAAAACTTAAACAAAAG GATAAATTGGAAGTTCTCGCAGAATATAATTCAATGATCATAGATTTTGGGGAACTGAATGCTTTATGGCaaacacttaaaaattttag AGGAGTTAATCAGAATATGCCAAATGATAAGAGTGAAGACCATAAGAGAATTTTAGAAACTAATTATTGGGTATTTAGGGATAAAACTGA AGACAGTATACAAAGTTTAGCTGCTGAACTTATAATCTTAGCAAGTAATAGGAGTACAAGGGGCTGTCCATCTTTCTTCAGCAGTGGACAATGTTTATGTGAAGACTGTTTATTAAGCATGATAACCCTTCAAATTAATTCTAAAAAGATTGCTCCACCGTTTCTATTATTACAATGTCGATTTTGTCCAAGAGGAGTAGATCTAAATCAATATCATGACCATACTGTTg AACATATTAGACGAAATAGGCCAGCTAATGCTTTCGATTCTCCGGTGAGGACAAACGATTCGTTTGTCCTCACTGGTCTCCTCACCGATATGGATAATTcgaatatttataaaaaattagaTGATAAGGAAAACAGAGAAGggaaaaatggtgaaaaagGAAGTCAGAGCTTGTTGAGTTTACTGAAAAAAGTTAAACCTTCTGTTTCAAAAACTGATACTAAAGTTGAACATTTTGGAAATAG accaattgaaaagaaGGCAGAGAACATTGCAAATGGTGAAATAAAGGAAAATTGCAG AGTTCCGTACATAAGAAATGAAACTACGAATAAGAATTCCTCATCCTGTTCCCATAGTTGTAAGCATGAAGAGGAGCTGAAAGCAGGTAAAG AGCTGAAGAAATTACAAGGGGTATGTGATCACCACAAAGATTCTAAGAGATGTGATAGCACATACTGCGAAGTTTTTGGCTCG ACTGTAGCACCAAACaaaaaacatacaaatgaaaCTAGAACTCGTTTGAGAATACGATTGAATCAGAGGAATCAGAAACAGAAAAGTGTTCCTGTTGATCCAACAAATAGAATACCAACCACTAAAAATGTAATTCCTACAAAGACCTCACCGCCAAAGTTTGAACCTACGGTTCAGTTAGAAAATCATAACAATTTAAAAACCTCCACAATCATCAAACCTTCTTTGAAACCTGTTGATATTGGAAGTAAAGATTTGAAAACGACAGCTGAACCAATGAGGAATAGTTTGATTCCTAGAGCAAATGAACATAAATTGAACGACATTCATGGACTTGTTGATTATATCGAAGGTAACTCTGGATCTGATAAAGCTGCTATAGCAGAAAAAAAAGCAGCCAAAAAAGCCAGGCAACGTCAAAGAAAG GAGGAAGAAAGAAAGGAAATAGAAGATAAAAGAATTAAAGAGGAAGAAGATAAAAAGAAAGAAGCGGAAAAACAATTGCGATTGAAACAGCAGTTAGAAAGAGAGAGAAATTCAGTTAATGAAG TTAGTAAaaagtcaaaaaaattgaaaaataagaataaGGGTAATACAAATGTAGAGAATGATGTAGTTGCAAGTAAATTAATAGAAGAAACAATTCCTGCAATGGtaactataaaaaaatcaatggaGAATGGTGATAATAGTCCTACTGTTACGATTACTTTGAAAGGTACAACACCAGATCAAGACAAACTGCTTTACACACTTATGAATGATCAGTCAGATATAAATAAGGAGAAAGGAAGCAATAAATCAAAGAAGAATAAAAAGCCTACTAATGTTCAGCAAAAAGTTGAACATCTTGTGAAAGTTCAAGTTCTGAGAAAAGAATATAACTCTAATAATAATGGAAAGACAAATAATTCTGTCGATAAGGAAGTGAAAGTTTCCTTTacagtaaataataaaaataatgaaacttgTTCTGGTAACAAGaataatgattctgataaaaataaggctcagttcaaaattgaaaacaCGAAAAGCAAAGAGGTCGATCTGCCATTTTTGAAGCTTCCACCTGGAATCACAATAACTAAAATTGATGGACCCTCATCAAATAACAGAAATAATTACCAAATTGCTATGAATGATCCTCCTGGAAACAGTAATGTTCCTGTTAATAATAAATCTGGTGTGATAGTTGTCGATACTGAAAagttaattaattcaaatgaaaataataaggaAACATCTCGAAAAAGtagaaaaaagaagaataagAAGCAGCCACCTCCGA GTCCAGCTCCAGCAGTGAGCTCACAACCATCTATGGTAACCTtaaaaaatccaatatttcaatcTCTGTCTGAATCGGTTGGAAGACAGCATCCGATGCCTTTAAATATTGCTGGAGCCTCATGCGGACAAGCATCAATTTTTAGGAATGAGAATGGAATGGTGACTATACGTAGCTCTCGATTGCAACAATCTATAAACAATGGTATTCCCATGCATAATCTACTTTCTGATTTAAAACCGGTAATTGGTGGAGAAGTGGAAAGCCCTGTGGTCAACACTAACAGCGTTTCACGACAGGAGAACTCCATGACCTCGAAGAACGCCCAAGAAATATTATCAGGTTTACCTGGTATCGAAATAACTAAGGTTGACAAAAAATCTCATAAGACGGAACAGGATTCTAAGGCCAAGCAGATTGCTCAAGTGTCTATTATACCTACTAATGGGGACAAATACAATTTGGATAAGGACGATTGGAGCTATG ATAACATTTTCTCACCAAAAGACGTATTAGAAGATGATCTCGATGCAGAGGAAAGAGAACTTGAAGCTTTCAAACGATTCTGTCAGCAGAGCATACCACCTAAGCAGAAGGAAAAAGTTGCTCATCTAAATGTTCAAGATATtattttgaagaagaaaaatgatGTTAATTTTGCATAG
- the LOC123686725 gene encoding myb-like protein P isoform X2 — protein MSDLDSLMTRVIGQIYSVLAHESKMGLWDGHDESDGVYSFQFLQSLHKDFMVNLHKLLEMTNFKFDDGKDQDKNILTRYLAIMNAKKSKYTHTWLTLRHFMIYVYRSLLSLTPQSNIEELSKPFIAEMKDMVKQLSGADEIQLYLKVYSLLHQFVCFISFNFYHLIDEGSILGRLYQYYQKFLIASKSIYPVFMDLEKLLRDRCNMTWMDYNKFIFFNVFYRVIDSEIFAKLKQKDKLEVLAEYNSMIIDFGELNALWQTLKNFRGVNQNMPNDKSEDHKRILETNYWVFRDKTEDSIQSLAAELIILASNRSTRGCPSFFSSGQCLCEDCLLSMITLQINSKKIAPPFLLLQCRFCPRGVDLNQYHDHTVEHIRRNRPANAFDSPVRTNDSFVLTGLLTDMDNSNIYKKLDDKENREGKNGEKGSQSLLSLLKKVKPSVSKTDTKVEHFGNRPIEKKAENIANGEIKENCRVPYIRNETTNKNSSSCSHSCKHEEELKAELKKLQGVCDHHKDSKRCDSTYCEVFGSTVAPNKKHTNETRTRLRIRLNQRNQKQKSVPVDPTNRIPTTKNVIPTKTSPPKFEPTVQLENHNNLKTSTIIKPSLKPVDIGSKDLKTTAEPMRNSLIPRANEHKLNDIHGLVDYIEGNSGSDKAAIAEKKAAKKARQRQRKEEERKEIEDKRIKEEEDKKKEAEKQLRLKQQLERERNSVNEVSKKSKKLKNKNKGNTNVENDVVASKLIEETIPAMVTIKKSMENGDNSPTVTITLKGTTPDQDKLLYTLMNDQSDINKEKGSNKSKKNKKPTNVQQKVEHLVKVQVLRKEYNSNNNGKTNNSVDKEVKVSFTVNNKNNETCSGNKNNDSDKNKAQFKIENTKSKEVDLPFLKLPPGITITKIDGPSSNNRNNYQIAMNDPPGNSNVPVNNKSGVIVVDTEKLINSNENNKETSRKSRKKKNKKQPPPSPAPAVSSQPSMVTLKNPIFQSLSESVGRQHPMPLNIAGASCGQASIFRNENGMVTIRSSRLQQSINNGIPMHNLLSDLKPVIGGEVESPVVNTNSVSRQENSMTSKNAQEILSGLPGIEITKVDKKSHKTEQDSKAKQIAQVSIIPTNGDKYNLDKDDWSYDNIFSPKDVLEDDLDAEERELEAFKRFCQQSIPPKQKEKVAHLNVQDIILKKKNDVNFA, from the exons ATGAGTGATTTGGACTCACTTATGACTCGAGTAATAGGACAGATATACAGTGTTCTCGCACACGAAAGTAAAATGGGGCTTTGGGACGGACATGATGAATCTGATGGAGTTTATtcctttcagtttcttcaatcTTTACATAAGGATTTTATGGTGAATCTCCATAAACTTTTAGAG AtgacaaatttcaaatttgatgatGGCAAAGATCAGGATAAGAATATTTTGACAAGATATTTGGCCATAATGAATGCTAAGAAGTCAAAATATACCCACACATGGCTGACTTTGCGTCATTTCATGATTTATGTTTATAGATCATTACTATCCCTCACTCCTCAATCTAACATTGAGGAATTATCAAAACCTTTTATTGCCGAAATGAAAGATATGGTTAAACA attatCTGGAGCCGATGAGATACAATTATACTTAAAAGTGTATTCTCTCTTACACCAGTTTGTCTGTTTTATCTCTTTCAATTTCTACCATTTAATAGATGAAGGATCAATACTCGGGA ggctatatcaatattatcaaaaatttttgattgcCTCAAAATCTATATATCCTGTTTTTATGGATTTGGAAAAACTTCTAAGAGACAGGTGCAACATGACTTGGATggattataataaatttatctTTTTCAATGTATTTTATCGGGTcattgattcagaaatctttgCAAAACTTAAACAAAAG GATAAATTGGAAGTTCTCGCAGAATATAATTCAATGATCATAGATTTTGGGGAACTGAATGCTTTATGGCaaacacttaaaaattttag AGGAGTTAATCAGAATATGCCAAATGATAAGAGTGAAGACCATAAGAGAATTTTAGAAACTAATTATTGGGTATTTAGGGATAAAACTGA AGACAGTATACAAAGTTTAGCTGCTGAACTTATAATCTTAGCAAGTAATAGGAGTACAAGGGGCTGTCCATCTTTCTTCAGCAGTGGACAATGTTTATGTGAAGACTGTTTATTAAGCATGATAACCCTTCAAATTAATTCTAAAAAGATTGCTCCACCGTTTCTATTATTACAATGTCGATTTTGTCCAAGAGGAGTAGATCTAAATCAATATCATGACCATACTGTTg AACATATTAGACGAAATAGGCCAGCTAATGCTTTCGATTCTCCGGTGAGGACAAACGATTCGTTTGTCCTCACTGGTCTCCTCACCGATATGGATAATTcgaatatttataaaaaattagaTGATAAGGAAAACAGAGAAGggaaaaatggtgaaaaagGAAGTCAGAGCTTGTTGAGTTTACTGAAAAAAGTTAAACCTTCTGTTTCAAAAACTGATACTAAAGTTGAACATTTTGGAAATAG accaattgaaaagaaGGCAGAGAACATTGCAAATGGTGAAATAAAGGAAAATTGCAG AGTTCCGTACATAAGAAATGAAACTACGAATAAGAATTCCTCATCCTGTTCCCATAGTTGTAAGCATGAAGAGGAGCTGAAAGCAG AGCTGAAGAAATTACAAGGGGTATGTGATCACCACAAAGATTCTAAGAGATGTGATAGCACATACTGCGAAGTTTTTGGCTCG ACTGTAGCACCAAACaaaaaacatacaaatgaaaCTAGAACTCGTTTGAGAATACGATTGAATCAGAGGAATCAGAAACAGAAAAGTGTTCCTGTTGATCCAACAAATAGAATACCAACCACTAAAAATGTAATTCCTACAAAGACCTCACCGCCAAAGTTTGAACCTACGGTTCAGTTAGAAAATCATAACAATTTAAAAACCTCCACAATCATCAAACCTTCTTTGAAACCTGTTGATATTGGAAGTAAAGATTTGAAAACGACAGCTGAACCAATGAGGAATAGTTTGATTCCTAGAGCAAATGAACATAAATTGAACGACATTCATGGACTTGTTGATTATATCGAAGGTAACTCTGGATCTGATAAAGCTGCTATAGCAGAAAAAAAAGCAGCCAAAAAAGCCAGGCAACGTCAAAGAAAG GAGGAAGAAAGAAAGGAAATAGAAGATAAAAGAATTAAAGAGGAAGAAGATAAAAAGAAAGAAGCGGAAAAACAATTGCGATTGAAACAGCAGTTAGAAAGAGAGAGAAATTCAGTTAATGAAG TTAGTAAaaagtcaaaaaaattgaaaaataagaataaGGGTAATACAAATGTAGAGAATGATGTAGTTGCAAGTAAATTAATAGAAGAAACAATTCCTGCAATGGtaactataaaaaaatcaatggaGAATGGTGATAATAGTCCTACTGTTACGATTACTTTGAAAGGTACAACACCAGATCAAGACAAACTGCTTTACACACTTATGAATGATCAGTCAGATATAAATAAGGAGAAAGGAAGCAATAAATCAAAGAAGAATAAAAAGCCTACTAATGTTCAGCAAAAAGTTGAACATCTTGTGAAAGTTCAAGTTCTGAGAAAAGAATATAACTCTAATAATAATGGAAAGACAAATAATTCTGTCGATAAGGAAGTGAAAGTTTCCTTTacagtaaataataaaaataatgaaacttgTTCTGGTAACAAGaataatgattctgataaaaataaggctcagttcaaaattgaaaacaCGAAAAGCAAAGAGGTCGATCTGCCATTTTTGAAGCTTCCACCTGGAATCACAATAACTAAAATTGATGGACCCTCATCAAATAACAGAAATAATTACCAAATTGCTATGAATGATCCTCCTGGAAACAGTAATGTTCCTGTTAATAATAAATCTGGTGTGATAGTTGTCGATACTGAAAagttaattaattcaaatgaaaataataaggaAACATCTCGAAAAAGtagaaaaaagaagaataagAAGCAGCCACCTCCGA GTCCAGCTCCAGCAGTGAGCTCACAACCATCTATGGTAACCTtaaaaaatccaatatttcaatcTCTGTCTGAATCGGTTGGAAGACAGCATCCGATGCCTTTAAATATTGCTGGAGCCTCATGCGGACAAGCATCAATTTTTAGGAATGAGAATGGAATGGTGACTATACGTAGCTCTCGATTGCAACAATCTATAAACAATGGTATTCCCATGCATAATCTACTTTCTGATTTAAAACCGGTAATTGGTGGAGAAGTGGAAAGCCCTGTGGTCAACACTAACAGCGTTTCACGACAGGAGAACTCCATGACCTCGAAGAACGCCCAAGAAATATTATCAGGTTTACCTGGTATCGAAATAACTAAGGTTGACAAAAAATCTCATAAGACGGAACAGGATTCTAAGGCCAAGCAGATTGCTCAAGTGTCTATTATACCTACTAATGGGGACAAATACAATTTGGATAAGGACGATTGGAGCTATG ATAACATTTTCTCACCAAAAGACGTATTAGAAGATGATCTCGATGCAGAGGAAAGAGAACTTGAAGCTTTCAAACGATTCTGTCAGCAGAGCATACCACCTAAGCAGAAGGAAAAAGTTGCTCATCTAAATGTTCAAGATATtattttgaagaagaaaaatgatGTTAATTTTGCATAG
- the LOC123686725 gene encoding myb-like protein P isoform X3: MSDLDSLMTRVIGQIYSVLAHESKMGLWDGHDESDGVYSFQFLQSLHKDFMVNLHKLLEMTNFKFDDGKDQDKNILTRYLAIMNAKKSKYTHTWLTLRHFMIYVYRSLLSLTPQSNIEELSKPFIAEMKDMVKQLSGADEIQLYLKVYSLLHQFVCFISFNFYHLIDEGSILGRLYQYYQKFLIASKSIYPVFMDLEKLLRDRCNMTWMDYNKFIFFNVFYRVIDSEIFAKLKQKDKLEVLAEYNSMIIDFGELNALWQTLKNFRGVNQNMPNDKSEDHKRILETNYWVFRDKTEDSIQSLAAELIILASNRSTRGCPSFFSSGQCLCEDCLLSMITLQINSKKIAPPFLLLQCRFCPRGVDLNQYHDHTVEHIRRNRPANAFDSPVRTNDSFVLTGLLTDMDNSNIYKKLDDKENREGKNGEKGSQSLLSLLKKVKPSVSKTDTKVEHFGNRPIEKKAENIANGEIKENCRVPYIRNETTNKNSSSCSHSCKHEEELKAGKELKKLQGTVAPNKKHTNETRTRLRIRLNQRNQKQKSVPVDPTNRIPTTKNVIPTKTSPPKFEPTVQLENHNNLKTSTIIKPSLKPVDIGSKDLKTTAEPMRNSLIPRANEHKLNDIHGLVDYIEGNSGSDKAAIAEKKAAKKARQRQRKEEERKEIEDKRIKEEEDKKKEAEKQLRLKQQLERERNSVNEVSKKSKKLKNKNKGNTNVENDVVASKLIEETIPAMVTIKKSMENGDNSPTVTITLKGTTPDQDKLLYTLMNDQSDINKEKGSNKSKKNKKPTNVQQKVEHLVKVQVLRKEYNSNNNGKTNNSVDKEVKVSFTVNNKNNETCSGNKNNDSDKNKAQFKIENTKSKEVDLPFLKLPPGITITKIDGPSSNNRNNYQIAMNDPPGNSNVPVNNKSGVIVVDTEKLINSNENNKETSRKSRKKKNKKQPPPSPAPAVSSQPSMVTLKNPIFQSLSESVGRQHPMPLNIAGASCGQASIFRNENGMVTIRSSRLQQSINNGIPMHNLLSDLKPVIGGEVESPVVNTNSVSRQENSMTSKNAQEILSGLPGIEITKVDKKSHKTEQDSKAKQIAQVSIIPTNGDKYNLDKDDWSYDNIFSPKDVLEDDLDAEERELEAFKRFCQQSIPPKQKEKVAHLNVQDIILKKKNDVNFA, from the exons ATGAGTGATTTGGACTCACTTATGACTCGAGTAATAGGACAGATATACAGTGTTCTCGCACACGAAAGTAAAATGGGGCTTTGGGACGGACATGATGAATCTGATGGAGTTTATtcctttcagtttcttcaatcTTTACATAAGGATTTTATGGTGAATCTCCATAAACTTTTAGAG AtgacaaatttcaaatttgatgatGGCAAAGATCAGGATAAGAATATTTTGACAAGATATTTGGCCATAATGAATGCTAAGAAGTCAAAATATACCCACACATGGCTGACTTTGCGTCATTTCATGATTTATGTTTATAGATCATTACTATCCCTCACTCCTCAATCTAACATTGAGGAATTATCAAAACCTTTTATTGCCGAAATGAAAGATATGGTTAAACA attatCTGGAGCCGATGAGATACAATTATACTTAAAAGTGTATTCTCTCTTACACCAGTTTGTCTGTTTTATCTCTTTCAATTTCTACCATTTAATAGATGAAGGATCAATACTCGGGA ggctatatcaatattatcaaaaatttttgattgcCTCAAAATCTATATATCCTGTTTTTATGGATTTGGAAAAACTTCTAAGAGACAGGTGCAACATGACTTGGATggattataataaatttatctTTTTCAATGTATTTTATCGGGTcattgattcagaaatctttgCAAAACTTAAACAAAAG GATAAATTGGAAGTTCTCGCAGAATATAATTCAATGATCATAGATTTTGGGGAACTGAATGCTTTATGGCaaacacttaaaaattttag AGGAGTTAATCAGAATATGCCAAATGATAAGAGTGAAGACCATAAGAGAATTTTAGAAACTAATTATTGGGTATTTAGGGATAAAACTGA AGACAGTATACAAAGTTTAGCTGCTGAACTTATAATCTTAGCAAGTAATAGGAGTACAAGGGGCTGTCCATCTTTCTTCAGCAGTGGACAATGTTTATGTGAAGACTGTTTATTAAGCATGATAACCCTTCAAATTAATTCTAAAAAGATTGCTCCACCGTTTCTATTATTACAATGTCGATTTTGTCCAAGAGGAGTAGATCTAAATCAATATCATGACCATACTGTTg AACATATTAGACGAAATAGGCCAGCTAATGCTTTCGATTCTCCGGTGAGGACAAACGATTCGTTTGTCCTCACTGGTCTCCTCACCGATATGGATAATTcgaatatttataaaaaattagaTGATAAGGAAAACAGAGAAGggaaaaatggtgaaaaagGAAGTCAGAGCTTGTTGAGTTTACTGAAAAAAGTTAAACCTTCTGTTTCAAAAACTGATACTAAAGTTGAACATTTTGGAAATAG accaattgaaaagaaGGCAGAGAACATTGCAAATGGTGAAATAAAGGAAAATTGCAG AGTTCCGTACATAAGAAATGAAACTACGAATAAGAATTCCTCATCCTGTTCCCATAGTTGTAAGCATGAAGAGGAGCTGAAAGCAGGTAAAG AGCTGAAGAAATTACAAGGG ACTGTAGCACCAAACaaaaaacatacaaatgaaaCTAGAACTCGTTTGAGAATACGATTGAATCAGAGGAATCAGAAACAGAAAAGTGTTCCTGTTGATCCAACAAATAGAATACCAACCACTAAAAATGTAATTCCTACAAAGACCTCACCGCCAAAGTTTGAACCTACGGTTCAGTTAGAAAATCATAACAATTTAAAAACCTCCACAATCATCAAACCTTCTTTGAAACCTGTTGATATTGGAAGTAAAGATTTGAAAACGACAGCTGAACCAATGAGGAATAGTTTGATTCCTAGAGCAAATGAACATAAATTGAACGACATTCATGGACTTGTTGATTATATCGAAGGTAACTCTGGATCTGATAAAGCTGCTATAGCAGAAAAAAAAGCAGCCAAAAAAGCCAGGCAACGTCAAAGAAAG GAGGAAGAAAGAAAGGAAATAGAAGATAAAAGAATTAAAGAGGAAGAAGATAAAAAGAAAGAAGCGGAAAAACAATTGCGATTGAAACAGCAGTTAGAAAGAGAGAGAAATTCAGTTAATGAAG TTAGTAAaaagtcaaaaaaattgaaaaataagaataaGGGTAATACAAATGTAGAGAATGATGTAGTTGCAAGTAAATTAATAGAAGAAACAATTCCTGCAATGGtaactataaaaaaatcaatggaGAATGGTGATAATAGTCCTACTGTTACGATTACTTTGAAAGGTACAACACCAGATCAAGACAAACTGCTTTACACACTTATGAATGATCAGTCAGATATAAATAAGGAGAAAGGAAGCAATAAATCAAAGAAGAATAAAAAGCCTACTAATGTTCAGCAAAAAGTTGAACATCTTGTGAAAGTTCAAGTTCTGAGAAAAGAATATAACTCTAATAATAATGGAAAGACAAATAATTCTGTCGATAAGGAAGTGAAAGTTTCCTTTacagtaaataataaaaataatgaaacttgTTCTGGTAACAAGaataatgattctgataaaaataaggctcagttcaaaattgaaaacaCGAAAAGCAAAGAGGTCGATCTGCCATTTTTGAAGCTTCCACCTGGAATCACAATAACTAAAATTGATGGACCCTCATCAAATAACAGAAATAATTACCAAATTGCTATGAATGATCCTCCTGGAAACAGTAATGTTCCTGTTAATAATAAATCTGGTGTGATAGTTGTCGATACTGAAAagttaattaattcaaatgaaaataataaggaAACATCTCGAAAAAGtagaaaaaagaagaataagAAGCAGCCACCTCCGA GTCCAGCTCCAGCAGTGAGCTCACAACCATCTATGGTAACCTtaaaaaatccaatatttcaatcTCTGTCTGAATCGGTTGGAAGACAGCATCCGATGCCTTTAAATATTGCTGGAGCCTCATGCGGACAAGCATCAATTTTTAGGAATGAGAATGGAATGGTGACTATACGTAGCTCTCGATTGCAACAATCTATAAACAATGGTATTCCCATGCATAATCTACTTTCTGATTTAAAACCGGTAATTGGTGGAGAAGTGGAAAGCCCTGTGGTCAACACTAACAGCGTTTCACGACAGGAGAACTCCATGACCTCGAAGAACGCCCAAGAAATATTATCAGGTTTACCTGGTATCGAAATAACTAAGGTTGACAAAAAATCTCATAAGACGGAACAGGATTCTAAGGCCAAGCAGATTGCTCAAGTGTCTATTATACCTACTAATGGGGACAAATACAATTTGGATAAGGACGATTGGAGCTATG ATAACATTTTCTCACCAAAAGACGTATTAGAAGATGATCTCGATGCAGAGGAAAGAGAACTTGAAGCTTTCAAACGATTCTGTCAGCAGAGCATACCACCTAAGCAGAAGGAAAAAGTTGCTCATCTAAATGTTCAAGATATtattttgaagaagaaaaatgatGTTAATTTTGCATAG